A DNA window from Ovis aries strain OAR_USU_Benz2616 breed Rambouillet chromosome 7, ARS-UI_Ramb_v3.0, whole genome shotgun sequence contains the following coding sequences:
- the CHURC1 gene encoding protein Churchill isoform X2, translated as MCVDCVEKEYPNRGNICLENGSFLLNFTGCAVCSKRDFMLITNKSLKEEDGEEIVTYDHLCKNCHHVIARHEYTFSIMDEFQAGIGLHLLKIHRSNSEEEKLDSRGEPRTNWKAQGHTHPCPSLTASAFKASD; from the exons ggTAACATCTGCCTGGAAAATGGATCTTTCTTGCTGAACTTTACAGGCTGTGCAGTGTGCAGTAAGCGAGATTTTATGCTGATCACAAACAAATCTTTGAAAGAGGAAGACGGAGAAGAAATAGTTACCTATGATC ATCTTTGTAAGAATTGTCATCACGTAATAGCCAGGCATGAGTATACATTCAGTATCATGGATGAATTTCAg GCTGGTATAGGCCTGCATTTGCTGAAGATTCACAGATCTAACAGTGAGGAAGAAAAGCTGGACAGTAGGGGAGAGCCAAGGACAAACTGGAAAGCCCAAGGACACACTCATCCATGTCCATCCCTCACTGCTTCTGCTTTCAAGGCTTCAGATTGA
- the CHURC1 gene encoding protein Churchill isoform X1 has product MCVDCVEKEYPNRGNICLENGSFLLNFTGCAVCSKRDFMLITNKSLKEEDGEEIVTYDPDLCKNCHHVIARHEYTFSIMDEFQAGIGLHLLKIHRSNSEEEKLDSRGEPRTNWKAQGHTHPCPSLTASAFKASD; this is encoded by the exons ggTAACATCTGCCTGGAAAATGGATCTTTCTTGCTGAACTTTACAGGCTGTGCAGTGTGCAGTAAGCGAGATTTTATGCTGATCACAAACAAATCTTTGAAAGAGGAAGACGGAGAAGAAATAGTTACCTATGATC cAGATCTTTGTAAGAATTGTCATCACGTAATAGCCAGGCATGAGTATACATTCAGTATCATGGATGAATTTCAg GCTGGTATAGGCCTGCATTTGCTGAAGATTCACAGATCTAACAGTGAGGAAGAAAAGCTGGACAGTAGGGGAGAGCCAAGGACAAACTGGAAAGCCCAAGGACACACTCATCCATGTCCATCCCTCACTGCTTCTGCTTTCAAGGCTTCAGATTGA